Within Acomys russatus chromosome 7, mAcoRus1.1, whole genome shotgun sequence, the genomic segment TTGTTCCTGTCATGCAACACATTGGTGCCTAAATTGGGTCTGACAGAACAAAAACATGAGCCAAAGACATGTGACTTTGTGGTCCATGtagtaaataaaaagaagccaatCAAGATTCATTCCTTTAGGGTAAAGAGTACATGGCAACAATCCTAAAGTGATAACTTTTCCCCGAGGAGCATGGGAAGTTGTAATCCTACTTGTAGTGGCAGTTTCATGTGATGAGTGGCACAACATTCTATAGTGAGTGTGGAGCAACTTTGGGAGGAGTGTTGATCATCCTTTACATCATATAAGGTAGCAGGTAGCATGTCGCCTTGATGAATGGGGTCCACCTTGTGGGTATGAGGATGTGTATAAAATGGCTGATGGACTAAATGATTTCTTGCAGTCCTTGAAAGTAACACATTTAGGACAGGATCAGAGGCAGGTGGTAGCAGCTGTTATTTAGCTTTTATTGTGGATCATAAGACATGATATTGAGGTTCAGCTGTCTGCTCAAAAAGAGTAAGAGAGGAATTATACTGAGAAAACCATGCAGATGTTACCCTCTGATAGCATCTGATGTGTCAGGAAAGTGGAAAAGAGTGGGTGATGAGATGGAGGTGTAGTCTGGCTGTTTCTTACAGCAGGCAACgtgagagagaaaacaggtaCCAGTCAGATCTAGGCTAAAGAGTTCTTCCTGGTATCCAAACCTTGGAACACATGAGAGTAGCTGGATAGTGAGGAGGACAACACCATGGAAGTGATGCTTTGAGACACACTGGCGTTATTTGGAGTTACATGGAGTGTTAGAAATTCACTGAGGAAGATATGGCCTCCGTACTAATTATGTTGTAAGCCTTTAGGTATCTGAAATGAttaagaggaggctggagagatggctcagtggtaaagagcaccacctgctcttccaaaggtcctgagttcaattcccagcaaccacatggtagttcacgaCCATCCGTAATGTCAtgtgacttcctcttctggcctgtgggtgtacatgcaggcagaacaatgtatatataataataaataaatctttaaaatgattaaGAACTCATGAActaagatacatttttattttatttctttgcatattCATCTGCTTATTGATTTATTAGATGCATATTGTGTGCCCATTATGTGACAAGCATCACACAAGTGTTAGGAATACAAGATGTGAGGAGAATTCAGGCTTGGGTTTTTATCCTTAGGGTGACTATGCAAAGAactaggttgttttgtttgtttgtttgtttgtttgtttgttttctaaagaggcTAGAGTCCTCTTGCTTAAAACACAGGGTATCCTATCCTGTTTACGGAGCTGCATCCAGGGATGTGAATGTGAAGAACCAGAGCTAGAAGGAAGGACTTATTTGCTTGCTAACTAAGTCGTTGGTACCTACCTGCCACTGTTACTTGTCAGGTTCACCTTGTGACACACAGCAGATGTTGGACAGAGGCCAGGATGGTTTCTGAGTGTTACTAAAATTAACACATTCTTCTGAGGAAACTATATTGTATAGGATGGGGGTACGTGTTTATAGTCAAGGACATCTGTGCATTATTTATGGATGTCACAGGACATTTAATTTTAGTCCCCTATGGTGTCTGACTTTGTCAGATACAGGAAAGAACAGATGAAGCCATTCTGTCATCTTAAGTACTCACTGGAAAATTCCCAGTGTCAAAAGAAGCTATAATCTATTTATTCAGCAGAAGTCTTGAACACAGTGCACTGCGTCATCTCCAGATCTCACTGGTAGCTGGAGCCTTGCAGTTATTATCATATGTACCTGCTACGTTGTaaccttcctccacttcctctctctatCTGGCTCCACAGAAAgcaccattttattttctctctgaattttGTATGTTTTCCCACAGACTCTATGCCATCAGTaagatcataaaatatttttttctggtatgtggcttattttatttagtatattgTCTACCGAATTTGTCTCTGTTGTAGCAAGAgttagaattttctttcttgagactaacaatgcacagacacagactgTACAGTTTCTTCCATTATTTGTTCTTTGACTCATCGTTAGATttgctcttgctctctctcctcagtcAAGACTGAGTATTTCCAGATCCCTGAGATCAATCAGCTTTATCTTCTGGGAGTTCAGTCAATCTCCAGGGTCAGTTTCAGCCACAACAGCTATGGTGCCTTGTGGCTCTGTGTTTCAGGTGGGGTTGTTAAAAAGCTAATTCTGGACCATTTGGGTGGTTTAAAGAAGCGCTTCCACAGCATGCCTCCTGAATgtctgagaggagaggggagagatgcAGGACCCCAAGCACAGATGCTTGTTAAAATATAcctacatatgcatgtacacaggcACTTCAAAATATTTGCCAAAGACGGCTGAGACTAGCTACCGAGCTTCTCGCTGCCTTACATTCAGGTAAGACTGTGTAGGTGGGAATAGGCTTTACATCCTCAGCCTATCGCACAGCGTTGCTCACTGAACTTCAGGCGCCGGGTCACCCAAATGCCTGCTTCCACCTTCATCACCACTGCCAAAATTCTCTCTCACATACAAAGAAACCTTCTGGATCCCGTATCTGTTAGAAATGgatattctttaattttctcatgtagaattttgtataaattTTGAAGTGTTCTTAAGttaattgtttttctcttgttggtgtatttttttttttctcattgtttctgggagaaaatgtgggtttttttcatttttgttcattttctgacATGGTTTAAGTTATGGTTTTTAGTGAGaatgtatatatttcattatatattcacCTACATTTAAtaatatgttttaataattaatcaacagttttcctcattaaaatactttcttatagCATAATTCTTTCAGACATTGACGCTGTCATACTAACATTGTTCCTTCACGTCACAGTATAGTGCCATGCTACGTAACAtatactatgattttttttttcagattgccTTGTGTACTTTAATATTGAATTATCTTTTCCCTTTTTGAgcatctggatttttaaaaaaaattaaagctcaaGTAGGTCCTCCGTTTCTACTTTTAGGTACTTCACCAGGGTGCCGCCATGATGCCCTGTAACAGCACCGAGCACCCTTCTTTCTTCATCCTTCAAGGCATTCCTGGGATGGAAGACAAGCACAAATGGATATCTGTTCCCTTCTCCTCCATGTACTTCATCACTGTGATGGGGAACTGTACCATTCTTTTCACCATCTCCATAGAGCGCTCCCTGCACAAGCCCAtgttcctgctcctcttcctgttGGCACTCACTGACTTGGGCATGTCCACCACCACCATTCCTAAGGTGCTCTGCATATTCTGGTTCGGACAGAGCAAGATAAGCTACAAGGGCTGTTTGGTCCAGCTGTTCTTCATCCACTCCATCTCAGCCATGCAGTCATCTGTCCTGATGACCATGGCCTTTGACCGCTATGTGGCTATCTGTAAGCCTTTGCGTTATTCCACCATCCTTTCCAATAGTCGCGTTGGGCTCATAGGCCTAGTAAGTTTGGTACGAGCAATCCTCTTTATTCTTCCCATGCCCGTCCTCCTCCAGCGTATGCCCTTTCATGCCAACCGAGTCATCCCCACCACCTACTGTGAGCACATGGCTGTGGTGAAGATGGTGTGTGTGGATACCACAGTCAACCGGATATATGGTCTGGTTGTGGCCTTGCTGGTGGTTGGGATAGATATTTCGGCTATTGCCTCATCTTATGTGTTGATTATACGAGCTATCCTGCATCTTTCTTCCAGGGAAGCCCACCACAAAGCAGTGAACACCTGCACCACACATATCTGTGTCATGCTCGTCTCCTACACCCCcagtcttttctcctttctgactCATCGCTTTGGAAGAGGCATTCCACCTCACATCCACACCATTCTTGGCAACCTCTACTTCCTTGTACCACCAATGCTCAATCCTATTATTTATGGAGTGAAAACCAAGGAATTTAGGGACAAAGTTACCAAATATTTATGTAGGAGGAAGGGACATATAGTCTTTTCTCACAATCAGAAACTTGTTTGATAGTCCAGCAGTTATATTAGGAAGCAAAGGTCTAGGGGGAACTGACTAATGGTAGAAATACACTGAAATGTCAGAGTAGCAGCCATAATATTTATTCTTGGATAAAAAAGCTAAGACATGGAAGAACTTCTTGGTTTCAGTAACTCAAAAGCGACACAGTTATTCCTTTTGGGATAAAATAATGATCATTTGCTCTTAATATTTAACAGTGTTGAGCAAGCTACTTGTGATAATGTATATAAAGGCGCTTTAAATGCCATCATACACTCTATTCATGAACGACAGTGAGGAACATTTTTATACAAAGTATCACAGAGCAAACTAACTTTCTCATTCTCAATAAATGGTCAAatactataatatataatttgCCAAGGCATGCACAGTCAAGCCAGatgtggggttttgtgtgtgtgtttgtggaagGTGGTGTGTGGTGGAAGGTTTGGGCGTGGTGGAAAGGCTATTGggagatagaaaagatgtttgaGAGGAGTGCAAAGGGTCAAGTAAGTTGGAGGATGAATAAAGAGTCATTGTTTTAGCATCCCAGGCAGAAGCCTAACACTTGGACCACAGGACTTACTGCTTCCTTTTGAACTAGGGAATACATATTTGACACAAGCTCAGATGTCTAGAGAAACttcacagaagaaggaaaaatattagGAAACTCTTGACAATGAATATGTTAAtacgttttaaaattttttaaaatttactataatttattcaaattacatctcagttgttatccctggcttctatctttccattcccaccctccttccctcttctgccctattcccctcccctagacctctgacagaaggggccctcctcccccaccatatgaccacagcttttCAGGATGCTTCGGGATAGcctgctcccccttcctctgtgtgtctcggGGCCTCACCACCAaaaaggaagtggtcaaatcccgggcaccagagttcatgtcagaagctgTGCCCGCATTGATATGGGTTTTAATTACTTGCATATTTGCAAAAATTGCTGGAGTCAACATTTCTACTTCTCACAACTAAATCCATGTGAgagaagatcctcctgcctctctctctctccctccttacgGAGCtgtttcagtttcataagatttattttataaatttcattcatattggtgttttgactacgtgtgtgtgtgtgtgtgtgtgtgtgtgtgtgtgtgtgtgtgtgtgtgtgattccctgggactgcagttaaaggcagttgtgaactgccattttGATGCTGGGAAATgctcccaggtcctctggaagagtagggagTTCTcataagcactgaaccatctctctagccctgagaaGACTCTCTTGTGATGGAACAACTCTGAGAATGTCTTAAGAGCAAAAGCTGTGAAAATCAGCTCTACACTGGAAATCATTATGGAATTGTGCCTGAGGATTGTCTGACATAAAAACCAGTGCGCTGCGTATAGACCCATGATACACTCTGAGATTAGTAGCCAGCTCATCCAGGCACTTGTCCCACAGACTTGACTCTTGCTTTGTGTTGAGTCCATTTCACTATGTGCTTGACTGGtgtggaacttgctgtgtagaccaaggtgacctcaaactcagcggtccacctggctttgcttttccagtgctgagattaaaggactGTACACTCATATCTATCCAGTCTCACAGATTAAAACATAGTTCCTAATTTTTAGtacaaaaattatttatcttgGTTACCAAAAATCATAAACCGTAACTGTAGTTCATTCAGAATGATTTGGAAAGCCTTCtgtaggaaacaaataaataaaacagttctagAAAGAGTTTCTACAGGCTACATCGTTGTCAGTCTTTATAtccttctgaattttttttcatccaaAGGGTAATAAAATGTATCATTATTATGGATCTCTATTACATTGTTATTAAAGAAATATAGGTATTTGTTAAGACAGTCAAGTGTGTTAGAATATTCAATGTAATATAATAGTGTCCTTCTagttaaatacatgtatatattatatacatgtatgtatatatatatataagttctATGAGATAATCTGTATTATTTTAACTAATGGATGAGCAAGAAgatataaattgtattttttgtGACTGAAAGCAATTTTTACTGGTTTGACAGATCAAAGATTAAAAATGTTAATACAATATatgaattttcttattttaaaggaagGGCCACattcatctctttattttatttttag encodes:
- the LOC127192248 gene encoding olfactory receptor 52D1-like, whose amino-acid sequence is MMPCNSTEHPSFFILQGIPGMEDKHKWISVPFSSMYFITVMGNCTILFTISIERSLHKPMFLLLFLLALTDLGMSTTTIPKVLCIFWFGQSKISYKGCLVQLFFIHSISAMQSSVLMTMAFDRYVAICKPLRYSTILSNSRVGLIGLVSLVRAILFILPMPVLLQRMPFHANRVIPTTYCEHMAVVKMVCVDTTVNRIYGLVVALLVVGIDISAIASSYVLIIRAILHLSSREAHHKAVNTCTTHICVMLVSYTPSLFSFLTHRFGRGIPPHIHTILGNLYFLVPPMLNPIIYGVKTKEFRDKVTKYLCRRKGHIVFSHNQKLV